Sequence from the Undibacterium piscinae genome:
ACCAGGCGAATCTACGCGCAATACGATGGCCTTGATGCGCTCGTCTTCACGCGCTTTGCGGATCAGGTTGGCAGTCGAGAGTCCGCCTATAGATCCCGCTGGTGCCATGCCTTCGCTAATTTCTCCTGATGCCACCACGACGCCGACGGCATCGCCAAAAAACTGTGGTTTTTGTTTGGCTAAATAGTCATCGAAAGAAATCTGGCGGAAGCTCTTGCCGTGCTCGTCTTTCACGCCTTTGCTGATCATTAGTTGGCGCAATTCATCACGGGTCTTGAGTCCGTCGACCAGTTTATTATTCAAGGCCAGTTTAGCGATATCCCCTCCGGCTGCATTGAGCAGTTGCGGCAGCTCATTAATGCCACGCATCAGGGTGCCGGCCGGCAGTTTACGGGCTTTTTCCACATCATCGGTATAGGTCTTCCATAGCGCTCCGTAGAGAAATGCGTCGGCTTCAGCGGCAGCCTGGGATGGCGCATTGGCGATGTACGGTTCGGCAAAGCTCTTATACGTGCCTACCTTCATCAGGTTGACCGTGATGCCAACTTTGTCGAGTGCATCGCGGTAGTAATTGCGATAACGGCCAAAGCCACTGAGCATGACCGTCCCCATGGGGTGGATGTAGACTTCGTTGGCATGCGTCGCCAGGAAATATTGACGTTGATCATAGCTGGAGCCCCAGGCAATGACCTTCTTGCCGCTGGCCTTGAACCTGTCCAGTGCGGCAGCGACTTCCCGCAACATGGGCAAACCGGCACCGTGCATGTCATCTAGCAATAAGACCGCACTGTTGATTTTTGGATCTTTCGCGGCGGCGTCCAACACGCGCAATATGTCGCGCAACTGCGTAGTCCTTTTCTCATCGCCTTTGGCTTCGGCCAGTATCGAGTCACGCAGGCCGCCCGAGTGTTGCTCTACCAAGTTACCTTTTAAGTCGAGTATCAAGGCGGTATTTTCGTTCAATTTCTTGCCCGGCACGGAAAAAATGGCGATAGCCAGTATCACCAATACGGCGAGAAACAGGATGTTAAGTACAAAGCGCCGACTGACGTCAATGGCCTTCCATAGAAATTTGAAACCTTGCCCGATAAAGCGAATTGGGGAAAATGACATAGAGTTTCCTTTGGTGGTGAATGTGCGGTGTTGGTTGGGCAGCGTTTAGTCCGGCCAGATTGTTTGTAGTAATTGTGCCAGATGCGCGCCGGCCTTAATCAGTGACTCTTCTTTGATCTTTAGCATGGTTTTTTCGTACTCTAACGGCAGCGCTATAGACCAACTATTACCACGTTGATTCGGCGTGCTTTTGCTAAACTGGGTGTCTTTAAAAAGGATACTGGCGTTGAGTATCGCATCGTTGGCCCATAAC
This genomic interval carries:
- the sppA gene encoding signal peptide peptidase SppA, producing the protein MSFSPIRFIGQGFKFLWKAIDVSRRFVLNILFLAVLVILAIAIFSVPGKKLNENTALILDLKGNLVEQHSGGLRDSILAEAKGDEKRTTQLRDILRVLDAAAKDPKINSAVLLLDDMHGAGLPMLREVAAALDRFKASGKKVIAWGSSYDQRQYFLATHANEVYIHPMGTVMLSGFGRYRNYYRDALDKVGITVNLMKVGTYKSFAEPYIANAPSQAAAEADAFLYGALWKTYTDDVEKARKLPAGTLMRGINELPQLLNAAGGDIAKLALNNKLVDGLKTRDELRQLMISKGVKDEHGKSFRQISFDDYLAKQKPQFFGDAVGVVVASGEISEGMAPAGSIGGLSTANLIRKAREDERIKAIVLRVDSPGGSAFGSELIRRELELTRKAGKPVVVSMGNVAASGGYWISMAADEIIADAATVTGSIGVFAIFPTADKAIDKLGVHTGGTTTTWLGDAFNPLRPMNPRFGEVIQAGINHIYMDFTGKAAVARNTTQAKIDEVAQGRVWTGEQAKQRNLIDTVGSYTDALKSAARRAKLGSDYRVTYIEREPSKFDRIFSLLGGSVAQIVNDQFSDQLSEQFKRAALPVPPAAASEMVNELSWLADLNKGGKGYITMAHCMCIDR